One Rhipicephalus microplus isolate Deutch F79 chromosome 4, USDA_Rmic, whole genome shotgun sequence genomic window carries:
- the LOC142813951 gene encoding uncharacterized protein LOC142813951 encodes MVHLPGGAMKAFTQLYSIVWKDVYVQTIKRHYLTTIFEVGMIILAFLGVENDRPLPAPPALCAKPPCLRLRAPRDYAERNESDFRTPQLASEASCIRSWLVYPLRK; translated from the exons ATGGTACACCTACCAG GCGGCGCCATGAAGGCATTCACGCAGCTGTACTCCATCGTGTGGAAAGACGTGTACGTTCAGACGATCAAGCGCCACTACCTCACCACCATCTTCGAGGTGGGCATGATCATACTCGCGTTCCTGGGTGTGGAGAACGACCGTCCACTGCCTGCGCCGCCGGCCTTGTGTGCCAAGCCGCCCTGCCTGAGACTCCGTGCACCCCGTGACTACGCCGAACGCAACGAGAGCGACTTCAGAACGCCACAGCTGGCAAGCGAAGCTTCATGTATACGTAGCTGGCTTGTCTACCCTTTGAGAAAATAA